Part of the Bacteroidales bacterium genome is shown below.
ACACAGTCAGCCCGGAGGATGTGCAACAACATTTAAACGTAAGAACTACACACTGGAAGTTGGTTTGCATGAGATGGACGGACCATCACCGCGTGATATGAAAAACAGGATTTTCACCGAGCTGGAGGTGTTTAATAATGTTGAATTCATTAAAGTTCCTGAATTTTATCATTTTGTAAGTAGTCATCTAGAGATTACGATCCCTCATGATTCGGCAGCAGCGATCTCAGTTCTCAAAGAAAAATTTCCTGAGGAGTCTGCAGGAATTGATGCCTTTTTTAATCAGATCCTGAACCCCAAAAGGAAACCGGCCGCCAATGAATCAGTAAAAGATATCAGTCTTGGTGAATTCCTCGATTCAATAATCCATAATGACGATCTTAAACTCGTTCTTCTGGGAAACCTGGGCTACTTCCATGATGATCCGTATTCAATTTCACTGACTTACTATTCAGTTGCTCAGGGCAGTTATTTTACAGGCGGAGCAAGCTTCATTAAAGGTGGCTCACAGAAATTATCAGATCATCTTGCAGCTTTCATAAAAAATCACGGAGGTGAAGTCCTGCTTAGCCACCTCGCTACCGGTTTTATTATTGAGAATGATAAAATTCAAGGGATTAAATTCAGTAAAAAGAAAGCTCCCTCTTCTGAAACTTTGACAGCTTATGCAGACGAAATAATAGCAAATGCCGCTATGCCGGAGATAGCTGAATTATTACCTGCTGAGTATGGCAATAGTCTGAAAAATAAAATCAAAAACCAAAGACCCGGGGCATCACTTCTAACTGTCTATTTCGGATTTAATAAATCGCTCAAATCACTTGGCCATCAGCACTATTCAACATTTATATATGATGGCTCCGTAAAAACTCAGGCTGATATTCTAAGTAACAATTCAGGTCCGTTTGCAACCAGAAGTTTCACATTTATTGATTACGGACAGATAGATTCCGGTCTCGCCCCTGAAGGAAAATCAGTAGGCGCCATCTGTTGCATAGATTATCTTAAAGACTGGGATAAACTTACCGAAGAGCAATATGAGGCTAAAAAGGAAGAGGTGGCAAACATTTTTATAGACAGACTCGGAAAACTGATTCCAGGTATCGCCGGAGCCATTGAATACTATGAAGTCGGAACACCTTACACTGTGAAAAGATATACGCTTAATCCGGGCGGCGCAGTGTACGGATTTGCACAGACTCCGGGCAAGGGACAAATTGAAACCTCAGATATAATTGGTAACCTGCACTTTGCATCAGCCTGGGGGAAAACAGGAGGCGGATTCTCCGGTGCTATTTACAGCGGTTTCTTATGCGCTTATAATATTCTCAGAAAAAAATAAAAACGACTGAAGCTGGTATAATTTTTGCTGTTAATATTATAACAATAAAACCTGATAACCTGACCCGATGAAAAGCAAATTGCTCATTTTGTTATTAGCTGTTCTCTTATCCGGGTGTGAAAAAAACAGTGACTATAATGGTCGTACCATTAATGATTATTTGAAAAAGACCAGGAACGATGAGTATATCACTGCGCAGTATTCTTACAATCAGGATAACCTTATCGATGAAGTAAACAGCACATCTTTCTACAGGAAATTCCATTACAACAGTAAGGGCAAACTTAT
Proteins encoded:
- a CDS encoding NAD(P)/FAD-dependent oxidoreductase produces the protein MKYDVIIIGAGLGGLTAGAKLAKEGKKVLLIEQHSQPGGCATTFKRKNYTLEVGLHEMDGPSPRDMKNRIFTELEVFNNVEFIKVPEFYHFVSSHLEITIPHDSAAAISVLKEKFPEESAGIDAFFNQILNPKRKPAANESVKDISLGEFLDSIIHNDDLKLVLLGNLGYFHDDPYSISLTYYSVAQGSYFTGGASFIKGGSQKLSDHLAAFIKNHGGEVLLSHLATGFIIENDKIQGIKFSKKKAPSSETLTAYADEIIANAAMPEIAELLPAEYGNSLKNKIKNQRPGASLLTVYFGFNKSLKSLGHQHYSTFIYDGSVKTQADILSNNSGPFATRSFTFIDYGQIDSGLAPEGKSVGAICCIDYLKDWDKLTEEQYEAKKEEVANIFIDRLGKLIPGIAGAIEYYEVGTPYTVKRYTLNPGGAVYGFAQTPGKGQIETSDIIGNLHFASAWGKTGGGFSGAIYSGFLCAYNILRKK